From Rutidosis leptorrhynchoides isolate AG116_Rl617_1_P2 chromosome 3, CSIRO_AGI_Rlap_v1, whole genome shotgun sequence, a single genomic window includes:
- the LOC139902166 gene encoding uncharacterized protein: MSAFVGTESSQPLDENITNNLILMLNEFSAVAQAFRMARDWATNNATANFELRLIAKATNTRQYNAPNVAEVAALITRDFGYHEQIAYHTNSGRRKTHRGYVTMREFYCYRIQQRENEGTTILRGGRLFQQYLVDAYTAVEEQRLKWLRNHQNELCTDLYNNVCDAVTRGDTRASAIGKRIILSATHTGSPRYMVQSYQDAMSLCLEFDNPDLFITFTSNPKWPEIEAMLSYIDGQRAPDRPEIVARVFKQKLDAMMADIMKAHIFGTCEAGIYIIEFQKRGLPHVHMLIWLTANFKCKTPEDIDDIISAEILSKTNDPDAYKAVTEYMLHGPCGGNILDAPCIIDKKCSKHFPKPFNAQTTIDEDGYAYYRRRNTGIKVSKGKGTLDNGFVVPYNRYLLLKYSAHINVEWCNRSRSIKYLFKYLNKGPDRATIVIQENLGPSNGSARELVTEVDEIKNYLDCRYLSPCEAVWRMFSYDIHFSKPSVIKLSYHLPNHHTITLRDSENLPALLHRESIKETMFTDWFELNKRDPSARHLTYAKIPKNYVWNQDAKTWTRRKQGSCIGRIVYSHPASGERYYLRLLLNKVKGPQTYEEIRTVDGTLHPTFKDACFAYGLINDDREWTTAITEARLWASGTQLRDLFVTILLFCNVTKPLTLWELNWEALAEDILYKKHKLYNFPDLILSESQLKNYCLLEIQDILNKHGKSLSDFPDLPQPDPALLTQLDNRLIREELNYNLAELRTEHQNLYVCLNPEQLALYNQVLSAVTQQTGGLFFLYGPGGTGKTFVYKTILTKLRSKKLIALAVASSGIASLLLPGGRTAHSRFVIPLELMENSTCGIKQQTHLAELIQEVRLIIWDEAPMTQRFAFEALDKTLKDILGAKNKANRSKLFGGVPVLLGGDFRQILPVIPKGKRQEIVQACINRSELWQSYQLHTLSRIMQVNEYTTDGQVDPQKQQFNKWVLDIGDGKVPAVCKDGEEEPTWIEIPDEFMVKSDKPPIDAIVDTIFPDFLENHENEDYLSERAILTPRNDDAD, from the exons ATGTCTGCTTTTGTGGGCACCGAATCAAGTCAGCCCTTAGATGAAAACATCACCAACAATCTGATTCTAATGTTAAATGAATTCAGCGCAGTTGCACAGGCCTTTCGCATGGCCCGAGATTGGGCTACTAACAATGCGACCGCGAACTTTGAACTCCGCTTGATTGCTAAGGCTACAAATACGCGTCAGTATAACGCCCCTAACGTGGCCGAGGTTGCAGCGTTGATAACAAGAGACTTTG GGTACCACGAACAAATAGCATACCATACTAATAGTGGCAGACGGAAAACTCACCGGGGTTATGTGACAATGCGAGAATTCTATTGTTATCGAATTCAACAACGCGAAAATGAGGGGACAACTATCCTTAGAGGTGGAAGGCTATTCCAACAATATTTAGTGGACGCTTACACAGCGGTCGAAGAACAGCGACTGAAGTGGCTTAGGAATCATCAAAATGAGCTCTGCACCGACCTATACAATAACGTCTGCGACGCTGTTACCCGGGGCGACACCCGGGCGAGCGCAATTGGAAAGCGGATAATTCTCTCGGCCACGCATACAGGTAGCCCACGCTATATGGTTCAGAGCTACCAGGATGCAATGTCGTTGTGTCTAGAATTTGATAACCCTGATTTGTTCATCACCTTCACGTCCAACCCCAAATGGCCCGAAATTGAAGCGATGCTTTCTTATATTGACGGTCAACGGGCACCGGATAGACCCGAAATTGTAGCAAGAGTGTTCAAACAAAAGCTCGATGCCATGATGGCTGATATCATGAAAGCTCACATATTTGGCACATGCGAAGCAG GCATCTATATAATTGAATTTCAAAAGCGCGGATTACCTCATGTACATATGCTAATTTGGCTAACAGCAAACTTTAAATGTAAGACCCCGGAAGACATCGATGATATCATCTCCGCTGAAATCCTATCCAAAACAAACGATCCGGATGCCTATAAAGCTGTTACAGAATACATGTTACATGGTCCATGCGGTGGGAATATCTTGGATGCACCTTGCATTATCGATAAAAAGTGCTCTAAACATTTCCCAAAGCCCTTCAACGCACAAACAACCATAGATGAGGATGGATACGCATACTATCGACGACGAAATACTGGAATAAAAGTTAGTAAAGGAAAGGGCACACTTGACAACGGCTTTGTTGTACCTTATAATAGATATCTCCTTCTCAAATACAGTGCTCATATCAACGTAGAATGGTGTAACCGATCTCGGTCCATTAAGTACTTATTTAAATACTTAAACAAAGGTCCCGATCGAGCAACTATAGTAATTCAAGAAAACCTCGGCCCGTCCAACGGATCCGCACGAGAACTGGTTACTGAAGTTGATGAAATCAAGAATTATTTGGACTGCCGGTATCTATCCCCGTGTGAGGCAGTCTGGAGAATGTTTTCATACGACATTCACTTCTCCAAGCCATCGGTCATAAAGTTGTCGTACCATCTACCGAATCACCATACAATCACATTGCGTGATTCAGAAAACCTACCTGCACTGTTGCATAGGGAGAGTATCAAAGAAACCATGTTCACTGATTGGTTTGAGCTTAACAAACGAGACCCCTCTGCACGACACCTTACTTATGCAAAAATCCCTAAAAATTATGTTTGGAATCAGGACGCGAAAACGTGGACGCGTCGAAAACAGGGAAGCTGCATTGGACGCATCGTCTACTCACACCCAGCATCGGGCGAGCGTTATTATCTCAGGTTGTTGTTAAACAAAGTAAAGGGCCCCCAAACGTATGAAGAAATACGTACCGTCGATGGAACTTTGCATCCCACATTTAAAGATGCGTGTTTCGCGTATGGGTTGATCAATGACGATAGAGAGTGGACAACAGCTATAACTGAGGCAAGATTATGGGCATCTGGTACACAACTCCGGGATTTGTTTGTCACGATTTTACTTTTTTGCAATGTAACTAAACCCCTGACCCTGTGGGAACTAAATTGGGAGGCTTTGGCCGAAGACATCCTCTACAAAAAACACAAACTCTACAACTTCCCTGATTTGATCCTCAGTGAGTCACAACTTAAAAACTATTGTTTGTTGGAAATTCAAGACATCTTGAACAAACATGGTAAATCATTAAGTGATTTCCCGGATCTACCCCAACCTGACCCAGCCCTCCTGACACAACTAGACAACCGTCTAATTCGCGAAGAGTTAAACTACAATCTCGCTGAATTAAGGACTGAACATCAGAACCTGTACGTATGCCTGAACCCGGAACAGCTCGCGCTATATAACCAAGTCCTCTCAGCGGTAACTCAACAAACAGGTGGCCTTTTTTTCCTCTATGGTCCCGGAGGTACCGGGAAAACTTTTGTCTACAAGACCATTCTTACAAAATTAAGGTCCAAGAAACTAATAGCACTTGCCGTTGCATCTTCAG GTATCGCTTCGCTACTTTTACCGGGAGGCCGGACCGCCCACAGTAGATTTGTGATCCCTCTTGAACTTATGGAAAATAGCACATGCGGGATCAAACAGCAAACACACCTTGCAGAACTAATTCAAGAAGTCAGGTTAATCATATGGGATGAAGCTCCCATGACTCAGAGGTTTGCATTCGAGGCTTTAGACAAAACGCTAAAAGATATTTTAGGTGCTAAAAATAAGGCGAACCGAAGCAAACTATTTGGCGGAGTCCCAGTTTTACTTGGTGGTGACTTCCGACAAATATTGCCCGTCATACCAAAAGGAAAGAGACAGGAAATTGTACAAGCATGCATTAACCGATCTGAGTTATGGCAAAGCTACCAGCTACACACGCTATCCCGCATTATGCAGGTCAACGAATATACAACAGATGGTCAAGTCGACCCTCAAAAACAGCAATTCAATAAATGGGTTCTAGATATTGGAGACGGTAAGGTACCGGCTGTTTGTAAAGATGGCGAAGAGGAACCAACATGGATCGAGATCCCCGACGAATTCATGGTTAAATCAGATAAACCTCCAATTGATGCGATTGTAGATACCATTTTCCCCGATTTTCTTGAAAACCACGAAAATGAAGACTACTTGAGTGAGAGAGCAATTTTAACACCCCGGAACGATGACgcagactga